A window of Candidatus Angelobacter sp. genomic DNA:
GGCCTTGAAAGGTTACGACATCACGGAGGATGGCAATCTGATGGCTTATGCGCTTTCCACAGCCGGCTCAGACTGGGAGGAGATCCGCGTGCGCGATGTACGAACGGCGCGGGATCTGCCCGACCTGACCAGATGGGTGAAGTTTTCCGGCATTTCCTGGACGAAGGACGGCAAAGGGTATTTTTACTCGCGTTACGACGAACCGACGGAGGAAACAAAACTGACGAAGGCCAACTATTTTCATAAACTTTACTACCACCGGCTCGGCGCGCCGCAGTCGGAGGACAAGCTCGTTTATCAACGGTCCGATCACAAGGACTGGAATTTCAACGGCTCGGTTACGGATGACGGACATTACCTCGTCATCACCGCGTCCGAGGGCACCGACCCGAAGAACCGCGTTCTTTACCAGGACCTGCAGCGACCGGATTCGCCGGTCGTGGAACTGCTCATGGACTTCGACGCCGATTACACGTTCATTGACAATGACGGCCCGCGCTTCTGGTTCCGCACCGACCTGAACGCGCCGCGACATCGGGTGATCGCCATCGACGTCACTCATCCTGAACGCGCGAACTGGAAGGAAATCATTCCCGAGGCGAAGGAAACACTCGGCAGTGTCGGGACGCTCAACGACCGGTTTGTGTGCGTTTATCTGAAGGACGCCCACAGCGAGGTAAAGATTTTCGGACTGGACGGCGCGTTGGTGCGCGGACTCGCGCTGCCGGGCATTGGCTCGGTCGGGGGTTTCGCCGGCAAACGGTCCGACACGGAAACCTTCTATTCCTTCACCAGCTTCACGGTTCCGGGAACCATTTTCCGGTACGACGTGAAATCGGGCGCAAACACGGTTTTTCGCGAGCCGAAGGTCGCGTTCAATCCCGGCGACTACGAAACGCGCCAGATTTTTTACGCCAGCAAGGACGGCACGCGCGTCCCGATGTTCATCACGCACAAGAAGGGGCTGAAGTTGAACGGAAAAAATCCCACCCTGCTTTACGGTTACGGCGGATTTGACATCAGCCTGACCCCGGGGTTTTCCGTGGCGAATCTCGTGTGGATGGAAATGGGAGGGGTGTATGCGGTGCCGAATTTGCGCGGTGGCGGCGAATACGGCGAGGAATGGCATCAGGCCGGCATGAAATCCAGGAAGCAAAATGTCTTCGACGACTTCATCGCTGCGGCGGAATGG
This region includes:
- a CDS encoding prolyl oligopeptidase family serine peptidase → MKDFKIHSRREGPRAGLQTLIRRFSTKATGASRGRGYLGGLGAALGIALITGCISGGSRDSSTARLTYPATRKTNVVDDYHGVKVADPYRWLEDDNSPETRAWVEAENKVTFGYLQTIPELPDIKARLTKLWNYERYGVPFRQGGRYFFSKNNGLQNQSVLYTMATLDAEPSVLLDPNTLSADGTVALKGYDITEDGNLMAYALSTAGSDWEEIRVRDVRTARDLPDLTRWVKFSGISWTKDGKGYFYSRYDEPTEETKLTKANYFHKLYYHRLGAPQSEDKLVYQRSDHKDWNFNGSVTDDGHYLVITASEGTDPKNRVLYQDLQRPDSPVVELLMDFDADYTFIDNDGPRFWFRTDLNAPRHRVIAIDVTHPERANWKEIIPEAKETLGSVGTLNDRFVCVYLKDAHSEVKIFGLDGALVRGLALPGIGSVGGFAGKRSDTETFYSFTSFTVPGTIFRYDVKSGANTVFREPKVAFNPGDYETRQIFYASKDGTRVPMFITHKKGLKLNGKNPTLLYGYGGFDISLTPGFSVANLVWMEMGGVYAVPNLRGGGEYGEEWHQAGMKSRKQNVFDDFIAAAEWLIANKYTRPDKLAISGGSNGGLLVGACETQRPELFGAALPAVGVMDMLRFQKFTIGWAWTSDYGSSDNAEEFKALHAYSPLHHIKPGTRYPATLITTADHDDRVVPAHSFKYAATLQAAQAGTAPILIRIETRAGHGAGKPTTKIIEETAQRWAFLLRELKIKLPGGRRSE